In one window of Megalops cyprinoides isolate fMegCyp1 chromosome 24, fMegCyp1.pri, whole genome shotgun sequence DNA:
- the LOC118771544 gene encoding obscurin-like, with amino-acid sequence MADTKVQRGNTAVFVARIAGCPATEVSWYKDGEQLSASEHVRLAEHSPCFYLSLINTGSTDEGVYTCTARNEGGEVSCKAQLTVETGHTAMQQKETGHSAVKKGKRRSLQLLYEIHEEIGRGSFGVVKRVTNRESGESLAAKFLPLQRGSRSRAFQERDLLARVTHPRVACLLDSFCSRQTLVLLTELCSSQSLLDHLLLKVTVKEREVKLYIQQVLEGIDHIHRMNVLHLDINPANILMTLSGKEEVKICDFGFSQEVDSYGDQYSKFGTPEFVAPEIVCQSPVTKAADIWSLGVLSYLCLTCHCPFSGESDRATLLSVREGRVSWDTPEVISRSHQARDLLHRILQLDPKLRPTAAECLEHEWFQRFHEDQGPVDINTKNLKCFISRSKLQRALTCYGSALKLQPIAELLEAPARDTSMASPPSPQHYDSPSFSGGSSSDYDEVEAWATPLPISIQQSPHEDGEKDHLETENQISDKSVFSEIPSTDKQIEMEVLGRQVTPDPGSLSAELARGSPDVPGRLTRGDSTSSLGTDDEASTGGRIPRESVIKSTFYSSSEELSPLSARRMMLRQKKRTKRPERSRARLRSTLSGRLGEPLLEDMEDSGEEDTARSQRRGSSQSSAPLTKSCSFDSEPILCSNIPTERRSRSLDEHMRMTTSELQESGKDVEETGVINSQEVSGHDKYTALDVLSEQATESADTVMDNQDAVELHSTSHEKDKVHDEAADVEMPQLTVDPSTEVILQYVENDMLYLSDENRPMAASGSSPEVFDEGQGSLALDTGIKEDVQKVSHCQSDSKEHSPLKPVFVECMVPVSAVQDVSEIVSSRYGLELLERTRSMDLSFKGLETLDVENRAHFLKIYKAKSDDVIHKRSDSALLATEPTEKAHSTICGISACTEAHGFKSHSPKELDTPVTATEVFSKKADSTQEIFLCAPQDKDPHGSLESFEYSIRESDTIAPGSKEDYGIVETAEEAFPGILEDQETCAYLASSQSSLTNLLDRNSEEAYFRAKVHPAHSQDLPVYAEERHGNLEELLFEKSSGKASPYINLESCEDEEAEQELRDILEKIHTYESHHQSGRSSSEMPVEGLDFLAKSGSLKALYGSTDLEEELERYTSTPELEAKPLPGKSGRLMGFFRRQSWTSQSSSTIERVVRRQVSEGDSTNLMKEQQQKTDDLSITKRMKASVSSFSKVVMGRQSSREDKKEGAGTRSSPPFPRGKSPEAGAVSPKRTSGLFPFKLPAFKRNKEPVFVEELIDQAVSLGQEVTLWCRLTGHPPPEIHWYKEARRLKTTDRIRLSVIDRDILSLTIYSAKEEDLGSYRCVAINTMGHASTSCTLIVSELPTFPTSLQAIQLQGDAVLLVWRPVESITELTYCIQYSRNGEGWRLLEEGVADSCYRVSNLASGAEYVFRVACLNRAGIGPFSQPSAPFSIGTRQEECLAPLIYMESLGPGGLTEQTTLPFSPRPKTYSFLSEINRGRFSVVKQCREDLSGQLFAAKITPFKPHRRQWALREYLLLKRLSHAHLVQLHAAFIGPRHLVLILDLCTGRELLYHLAERDLYGEMHVQAILQQILSVAHYLHRRRVAHLDLRSDNVLVTDQGQLKVVDLGSARTFIPGQPIFTERLQEYTETRAPEILEGQGVGPETDIWAIGVLAFVMLSANDPYRSDVHHERDRRVRKAKVHLGRCYSGLSEGALGFVKKTLSNKPQARPSAAECLQLPWIHGARQASKHRVAVVCFTTDKLRAYLQEQEPRRQYGRAKMEVPLLE; translated from the exons ATGGCAGACACAAAGGTACAGAGAGGGAACACAGCCGTCTTTGTCGCGCGCATCGCCGGCTGTCCTGCCACTGAGGTCTCCTGGTACAAG GATGGAGAGCAGCTGTCAGCCAGTGAGCATGTCAGGCTGGCAGAGCACAGTCCGTGCTTCTACCTCTCACTCATCAACACCGGGAGCACAGACGAAGGTGTCTACACCTGCACGGCCAGGAATGAGGGCGGAGAGGTCTCCTGCAAGGCCCAGCTGACTGTAGAGACAG GTCATACAGCCAtgcaacagaaagaaacaggacATAGTGCTGTgaagaaggggaagaggaggagcctgcagctgctgtatgAGATCCACGAAGAAATAGGGAG AGGGTCATTTGGAGTGGTTAAACGCGTGACGAATCGAGAGAGTGGCGAGAGCCTTGCAGCTAAGTTCCTGCCCCTGCAGAGAGGCAGCCGGAGCAGGGCCTTTCAGGAGAGGGACCTGCTGGCTCGCGTCACCCACCCCCGGGTGGCCTGTCTGCTGGACTCCTTCTGTTCCCGCCAAACTCTGGTGCTGCTCACCGAGCT CTGCTCCAGTCAAAGCCTGCTTGaccatttattattaaaagtcACAGTTAAAGAAAGAGAG GTGAAGCTGTACATTCAGCAAGTCCTAGAGGGCATTGATCACATTCACAGAATGAACGTTCTCCATCTGGACATCAAT CCAGCTAATATCCTCATGACACTGTCTGGGAAAGAAGAGGTCAAGATCTGTGATTTTGGCTTCTCCCAAGAGGTAGACTCATACGGAGACCAGTACAGCAAATTTGGAACACCGGAATTTGTGGCCCCTGAGATTGTCTGCCAATCTCCGGTTACTAAGGCAGCAGATATCTG GTCTCTGGGTGTTTTGTCTTATCTATG TCTGACCTGCCACTGCCCGTTCTCTGGAGAGAGCGACCGCGCAACCCTACTGAGCGTGCGTGAAGGGAGAGTGTCCTGGGACACCCCTGAGGTCATCTCAAGGAGCCACCAGGCCCGGGACCTTCTGCACAGGATCTTACAGTTAGATCCTAA GTTGCGACCAACTGCTGCTGAATGTTTGGAGCATGAATGGTTTCAG agGTTTCATGAAGATCAAGGGCCTGTTGATATCAATACCAAGaacctgaaatgttttatttcaaggaGCAAATTGCAG CGCGCTCTTACCTGCTATGGCTCAGCACTGAAACTGCAACCAATTGCAGAGCTGCTTGAAGCCCCAGCCAGAGACACCTCAATGGCCAGCCCACCCAGCCCACAGCACTATGACAGCCCCTCCTTCAGCGGTGGCTCCTCCTCTGATTATGATGAGGTGGAGGCTTGGGCCACACCCCTTCCAATCTCCATCCAGCAAAGCCCACATGAGGATGGAGAAAAGGACCATCTGGAAACTGAGAACCAGATCTCTGATAAAAGTGTTTTCTCAGAGATTCCTAGCACCGACAAGCAGATAGAAATGGAGGTGCTGGGGAGACAGGTCACGCCAGACCCTGGCAGCTTGAGTGCCGAGCTCGCACGGGGGTCACCTGACGTCCCTGGCAGGCTGACACGGGGGGACAGCACCTCATCACTGGGCACCGATGATGAAGCCTCAACCGGGGGGCGTATCCCCAGAGAGAGCGTTATCAAGAGCACCTTCTACAGCAGCTCAGAGGAGCTCTCCCCGCTGTCTGCCCGTCGCATGATGCTCCGGCAGAAGAAGCGCACTAAGAGGCCCGAGAGGAGCAGGGCACGACTCAGGTCCACCCTCTCAGGCAGGCTGGGGGAGCCCCTCCTGGAGGACATGGAGGACAGCGGTGAAGAGGACACGGCCAGAAGCCAGAGAAGGGGTTCGTCACAGTCCTCTGCTCCGCTGACCAAATCCTGCTCCTTTGACAGCGAGCCCATTCTTTGCTCTAACATACCAACGGAAAGGAGGAGCAGATCGCTGGACGAACATATGAGAATGACCACGTCTGAGCTGCAAGAGTCAGGGAAGGATGTGGAAGAGACTGGTGTTATTAATTCTCAAGAGGTTTCAGGGCATGACAAATACACAGCCTTAGATGTCCTTTCTGAACAAGCAACAGAGTCCGCTGACACAGTGATGGACAACCAGGATGCGGTTGAGCTTCACAGCACATCCCATGAAAAGGACAAGGTGCATGATGAAGCTGCTGATGTAGAGATGCCTCAGCTCACAGTTGATCCTAGTACAGAAGTTATATTACAGTATGTTGAAAATGACATGCTTTACCTCTCTGATGAAAATAGACCAATGGCTGCTTCTGGGTCTTCTCCAGAGGTTTTTGATGAAGGACAGGGCTCCCTGGCTTTAGATACTGGGATTAAGGAGGATGTTCAGAAAGTGAGCCACTGTCAGTCAGATTCAAAAGAGCATTCGCCCTTGAAGCCGGTATTTGTGGAATGCATGGTACCAGTTTCTGCTGTACAGGATGTCTCTGAGATTGTGTCCTCTCGCTATGGGCTGGAACTGCTTGAGAGAACCAGAAGCATGGATCTGTCCTTCAAGGGTTTGGAGACATTAGATGTGGAGAACAGAGCTCACTTCCTAAAGATTTACAAAGCAAAATCAGATGATGTTATCCATAAACGAAGCGATTCGGCTCTGCTGGCCACAGAGCCAACAGAGAAGGCTCACAGTACCATATGTGGCATTTCTGCTTGCACAGAAGCTCATGGATTTAAATCCCACTCTCCAAAGGAGTTGGACACACCAGTAACAGCTACTGAGGTTTTCAGCAAGAAGGCAGATTCAACCCAAGAAATCTTCCTTTGTGCACCTCAGGATAAAGATCCACATGGTTCCCTGGAAAGTTTTGAATATTCCATCAGAGAATCTGACACTATAGCCCCAGGATCGAAAGAGGATTATGGGATAGTGGAGACAGCCGAAGAAGCCTTCCCAGGTATTCTTGAAGACCAGGAGACATGTGCCTACCTTGCTAGCTCACAGAGTTCCCTCACAAATTTACTTGACAGAAACTCAGAAGAAGCCTATTTTAGAGCAAAAGTTCACCCTGCTCACTCTCAAGACCTCCCAGTGTATGCTGAAGAAAGGCATGGGAACCTTGAAGAACTCCTGTTTGAAAAGTCCTCTGGAAAAGCATCACCATACATAAACCTGGAGAGCTGCGAGGATGAGGAGGCTGAGCAGGAGCTCAGGGACATTTTGGAGAAAATCCACACTTATGAGAGTCATCATCAGTCAGGAAGGTCCAGTAGTGAAATGCCAGTTGAGGGCCTTGATTTCCTAGCAAAATCTGGGTCATTGAAAGCCCTTTATGGGAGCACAGACCTTGAGGAAGAGCTTGAGAGATACACTTCAACACCAGAGCTTGAAGCCAAACCTCTCCCCGGGAAGTCTGGGAGACTGATGGGATTCTTCCGCCGGCAGTCATGGACAAGTCAGTCATCCTCAACAATAGAGAGGGTTGTGAGGAGACAAGTCTCCGAAGGGGATTCCACCAATTTGATGAAAGAGCAGCAGCAAAAGACTGACGATTTGTCCATCACAAAGAGAATGAAGGCATCTGTCTCTAGCTTTTCCAAGGTTGTGATGGGCAGACAGTCCAGTAGAGAGGACAAAAAAGAAG GTGCTGGGACAAGGAGTTCTCCACCCTTTCCCCGAGGAAAATCACCCGAGGCAGGTGCAGTCTCACCCAAGAGGACATCTGGGCTGTTCCCTTTCAAACTACCAGCATTCAAGAGGAATAAAG AGCCAGTGTTCGTGGAAGAGCTCATAGACCAGGCGGTGTCCCTCGGCCAGGAGGTCACATTGTGGTGTCGCCTCACTGGGCACCCTCCCCCAGAGATACACTGGTATAAAG AGGCCAGGAGGCTGAAGACCACTGATCGGATTCGACTGAGTGTGATTGACAGGGATATCCTGTCTCTGACCATTTATTCAGCCAAAGAGGAGGACCTGGGCAGTTACCGTTGTGTGGCCATCAATACCATGGGACACGCCTCCACCTCCTGCACCCTCATTGTGTCTG aGCTGCCCACCTTCCCTACCAGTCTGCAGGCCATCCAGCTGCAGGGGGATGCGGTGCTGCTGGTGTGGAGGCCGGTAGAGTCCATCACAGAGCTCACCTACTGCATCCAGTACAGCAGGAATG gagaggggtggagacTGCTGGAAGAGGGCGTGGCAGACAGCTGCTACAGAGTCAGTAACCTGGCCAGTGGGGCAGAGTATGTGTTCAGGGTGGCCTGCCTCAACAGAGCTGGGATAGGACCTTTCAGCCAGCCCTCTGCCCCCTTCTCTATCGGAACACGGCAAGAAG AATGCCTAGCTCCCCTCATCTACATGGAGTCCCTTGGGCCTGGAGGGCTTACAGAACAGACCACATTGCCCTTCTCTCCCAGACCTAAAACCTACAGCTTTCTGTCTGAGATCAACAG ggggcgcttCAGCGTGGTGAAGCAGTGCCGGGAGGACCTGAGCGGGCAGCTGTTTGCGGCCAAGATCACGCCTTTCAAGCCGCACCGGAGGCAGTGGGCTCTGCGGGAGTACCTGCTGCTGAAGAGGCTTAGCCACGCCCATCTGGTCCAGCTACACGCCGCCTTCATTGGGCCCCGCCACCTGGTACTGATCCTGGACCTGTGCACCGGCCGGGAGCTGCTCTACCACCTGGCAGAGAG GGACCTGTACGGCGAGATGCACGTGCAGGCCATCCTACAGCAGATCCTTAGCGTCGCTCACTACCTGCACCGCAGGAGGGTGGCCCACCTGGACCTCAGGTCCGACAACGTGCTGGTCACGGACCAGGGGCAGCTGAAGGTGGTGGACCTGGGCTCCGCCCGGACCTTCATCCCGGGCCAGCCCATCTTCACCGAGCGCCTGCAGGAGTACACTGAGACCAGAG CTCCTGAAATTCTGGAGGGACAGGGTGTGGGCCCGGAGACAGACATCTGGGCCATTGGAGTGTTGGCCTTTGTAAT GCTGAGTGCAAATGATCCATACCGCTCCGACGTACACCATGAGAGGGACCGCAGGGTCAGAAAGGCCAAGGTCCACCTGGGGAGGTGCTACTCTGGCCTCTCTGAGGGGGCACTCGGATTCGTGAAGAAGACGCTCAGCAACAAGCCACA AGCAAGACCCTCAGCGGCCGAGTGCCTCCAGTTGCCATGGATACATGGGGCACGTCAGGCCTCCAAACATCGGGTTGCTGTCGTGTGCTTCACCACAGACAAGCTGCGGGCTTACCTGCAAGAGCAGGAACCCAGGCGGCAGTATGGCCGTGCCAAAATGGAGGTACCCCTTTTGGAGTGA